TCCTCTTCTGCCAGCTTAATCTTCTCATGAAAATCTTGCTCCATAAGGTCATACAAAGCCTTGTGTTCAATCATAGGACGCTTAAGAAGAAGGAATTTTCTAAATGGAAGATAGGTGCGCTCCACCATGAGTGGAATGCCATCGGCAGCACGTAGACGCTTCATCTTAAACAGCTTATCGCCAATACGCACACCCATATGCTCTGCTAAATTGCGGTCTGCTTCCATTTCACAAAACTCAATTATTGTAGTCTTAGGTTCACGCCCCAGCTCACGCATTTGCTCAGTAAAGCTATAGGCGTGCATGAGATTGGTAGTTTGAGCAGAGCGGTCTGCCACAAAGGTACCCCGCCCATGCTGTCGTACTACCATACCCAATCGTTCAAGTTCTTGAAGTGCA
This region of Collinsella sp. zg1085 genomic DNA includes:
- a CDS encoding GntR family transcriptional regulator, encoding MAMGARRQPLYDQLVDILTEKIDHEFRPGDLMPSERELSERYGLSRTTVRLALQELERLGMVVRQHGRGTFVADRSAQTTNLMHAYSFTEQMRELGREPKTTIIEFCEMEADRNLAEHMGVRIGDKLFKMKRLRAADGIPLMVERTYLPFRKFLLLKRPMIEHKALYDLMEQDFHEKIKLAEEEFFASIARPADAHILGIAEGAPVLDLVRTTYNVNNEIIEYTLSVARADQFKYKVYHRRSE